gagcctaagctctggtcattcagacaacGCTGGATGACGTCAAAAACtctatcaaaggagagaagacagcttgaagattaatttttgttggagccagagacagctacagccgaacCTGAAGATAAAGTCGAAGCAGGAGTTGCCGGTAGCAGAGCCGACCCCATGCAGACGTTGGAGTGCTGAGCAAGAACTTGAGGCCACAGTAACAAGATAACTGACAAAGAGACAGCCTGGTGTAAGGGCGACAGCAAGGGGCTCTGAACCTGGGTTGGAACCCTGACTCCTCCACACTGAGCTGCGTGACAAGGAGAAGCTAGGTGGTCCAGAGGCCTGGACCAGGAATCAgcggaagatccgagttcaaatggGGCCAAAGACACTGGCTGGTTGAACCTCTGCGATTCCCTTCACCTTTGCCTGCCTcccttttctcatctggaaaatgggggcaGTAACAGCGCCTACTTGGATGAGAACTCCACAGGCTTGTGTTCACCTGTAGGCTTATCAACCGGGTTTGTGACCTCTCACCTCTTCTGAGAGCGGCATTGTTTTCAGCAGCGTCTGTCAGGGGGCGCGAACACGTGACCCAAAGTCCGCCAAGAGCCCCACTTACGTTTGGCTGCCGCAAGGAGAATCAAAGCTGCCCCGGAAACGGAAGCGGGAGGTACGCGCTTGGGCCATCGCTGAGAAGCCGACTGGCCCAGGACGCGAGGATGAAAGAGGCCAAGTCCGAGCGGAGGGGAGGCAGCGGTGCCTGCGGCGGCGGGAGGACAAGGACGAGGACGAACGGGGGAAGCTGTGGGGGATCATGTGCTGGTGCCAGATCCGTAGCTGGTGAAGCAGGAGAAGCGCAGCCCGACACCCGCCTCCTGCTCTCACCGGCCACGGTCCCGAGCCCAGTGCGGGAGGAGGCGCCACGCCTCGGCCCCGCGAGCCCGTAGCGCTCGTGCCCCCGGCGACCACGCAGGCAGCTGCAGCAGAAGAccaaccaaaaggaaaaacaagtccTTTGGAAGAAGAAGCAGATCTCCTTGGAGTAAGAGAAGCCATAGCCCTCACCATCCCATAGTCAAGGTGAAGCAGGAACGTGGTGAAAGTGAAAACCGTCccaggagaggaagagatgaaaggcAACACAGGGAGCAATCGGAACAAGAACACAGACGGGAGAGAAATGGTGACCGGGACAGACACCATAGCCATTCTAACCGGAGGAGGACCTCTAATGAGACGCCTAGTGGTAGGCAGAATCGAGATGCCCAGAACCTAcaggaagaagaagcagaaagagaaTTTTATAACTCTTGGCTACGGGAACATCGTCAGAAGAAAGATATGGGTGGCAGCAGTGATGAGAATCAGGAGATTGTTCTGCAGTCTGCTGGTGGCCAcagtaaaggaaaaaaacccaccaaataAAGAGAAACCCAGATTTGAACTGTCAGGAGCACTCCTTGAGGATACCAACATGTTCCCTGGAGTGGTGATAAAGTATAGTAAGCCTCCAGAAGCACGGATCCCAAAGAAACGCTGGCGCCTTTACCCCTTTAAGAATGATGAGGTGCTCCCTGTCATGTGTATCCACAGACAAAGTGCTTATCTTCTGGGCAGACACGAGCGAATTGCATATATTGCTATTGACCACCCCTCCTGTTCAAAGCAGCACGCAGTATTTCAGTATTGGCTTGTAGCATACACCTGTGCTGATGGAACAATTGGCCGAAGGGTAAGGCCATATATCATCGACCTTGGCTCAGGTAATGGGACCTTCTTGAACAACCAGCGCATTGAACCACAGCGTTACTATGAACTAAAGGAGAAGGATGTGCTCAAATTCGGGTTCAGTAGCAGGGAATATGTCTTCATGAGTCTTCAGACACCTCTGAGGTGGATAGAaaagatgatgaggaggaggaggagaaggagatttCTGACAGgtaacaaattcagaagaagctcctgaagctgctaaGAGAATTTTTCCTTTGCCGAAGGCCTGGACTTGGAATTTAAAGACCAGAGCAGCACTCCCTGGTGCCTCTTATTGCCTTAAGTCTTTCCTCTGTTGCTAATCAGCTTATGTTAAAATTTAAGAAATTTGATAATTTATGTTTCTGGTTGAACTTATTTCTGTAACCTGTTAGCCACACAAGTGTGGACATTTGCTTTCAGAATAATTTCACCAATAACAGACTGTCCATTGTGTGTAATAGAAGCATGATGGCGTGGCATGTGTTGGTGCTCTGGAAACTATTGCCTGATAACTGTAGACCCTTGATTAAAAAGAGAAACatggaggggcggagccaagatggcagccagaaagcagggactagcatgagctccctgctgcatccctccaaaaacctataaaaaatggctctgaaccaattctagaactgcagaacccacaaaacagcagagggaagcaggactccagcccaggacagcctggatggtctctggctgAGGTCTACCCCAcatggacctgggagctgggagtggagcagagcagagccaagcccagtgtgagcagcagggaccaaccagaccaggagccaggtggagcgggccctagcgccctgaatcagtgagctgtggcggtCACCAGAATcctgaacccacaaacaccaaagacagcggagaaggttagtgggaaaagctgcgggagtggaaggagttcgtggtcgggctaccagccctgggggcagcggaggtggggcagctacagctgttgttgcttctggccccaggcccacctggtgggaggaattcagtggcagatcacagcaggagtgcacagcctgctgaagatctaagcccattccgggttgggggttcttggggaaggagcagtgctggtgtgacagagctggcgcatccccctgccccccaaacgtggaacatagaactctttagtctacaagcagtcataccccactgaaaaactcaagggtcaagttagttggttgggaatatggccaggcagcgaaaacgcacccagattcagtctcagactttgcactctttctttggtgacagagaagaccaaaacatacagaccgaagaagttaacaaagtcaaagagcctacaacagaaacctccaagaaaaacaggaactggtcccaggccatggaagagctcaaaaaggatttggaaaagcaagtaagagaagtagaggaaaaattgggaagagaaatgagaaggatgcgagaaaaccatgaaaaacaagtcaatgacttgctaaaggagacccaaaaaaatactaaaaaatacactgaagaaaacaacaccttaaaaaatagactaactcaaatggcaaaagagctccaaaaagccaatgaggagaagaatgccttgaaaggcagaattagccaaatggaaaaggaggtccaaaagaccactgaagaaaatactactttaaaaatgagattggagcaagtggaagctagtgactttatgagaaatcaagatattataaaacagaaccaaaggaatgaaaaaatggaagacaatgtgaaatatctccttggaaaaaccactgacctggaaaatagatccaggagagataattttaaaattattggactacctgaaagccatgatcaaaaaaagagcctagatatcatctttcaagaaattatcaaggagaactgccctgatattctagagccagagggcaaaatagaaattgaaagaatccatcgatcgcctcctcaaatagatccccaaaacaaatctcctaggaatattgtcgccaaattccagagctcccagatcaaggagaaaatactgcaagcagccagaaagaaacaatttgagtattgtggaaacccaatcagaataacccaagatctggcagcttctacattaagagatcgaagggcttggaatgcgatattccggaggtcaatggagctaggattaaaacctagaaccacctacccagcaaaactgggtatcatgctccaaggcaaaatatggagtttcaataaaagagaggactttcaagctttctcagtgaaaagaccagagatgaatagaaaatttgactttcaaacacaagaatcaagagaagcatgaaaag
This Trichosurus vulpecula isolate mTriVul1 chromosome 2, mTriVul1.pri, whole genome shotgun sequence DNA region includes the following protein-coding sequences:
- the LOC118839908 gene encoding LOW QUALITY PROTEIN: smad nuclear-interacting protein 1-like (The sequence of the model RefSeq protein was modified relative to this genomic sequence to represent the inferred CDS: inserted 1 base in 1 codon; deleted 1 base in 1 codon) → MQTSVCQGARTRDPKSAKSPTYVWLPQGESKLPRKRKREVRAWAIAEKPTGPGREDERGQLVKQEKRSPTPASCSHRPRSRAQCGRRRHASAPRARSARAPGDHAGSCSRRPTKRKNKSFGRRSRSPWSKRSHSPHHPIVKVKQERGESENRPRRGRDERQHREQSEQEHRRERNGDRDRHHSHSNRRRTSNETPSGRQNRDAQNLQEEEAEREFYNSWLREHRQKKDMGGSSDENQEIVLQSAGGHVKEKNPPNKEKPRFELSGALLEDTNMFPGVVIKYSKPPEARIPKKRWRLYPFKNDEVLPVMCIHRQSAYLLGRHERIAYIAIDHPSCSKQHAVFQYWLVAYTCADGTIGRRVRPYIIDLGSGNGTFLNNQRIEPQRYYELKEKDVLKFGFSSREYXLHESSDTSEVDRKDDEEEEEKEISDR